TTCTTGCTTAATCTTTTTTTCGTCGGGTAGGGTTCGACATTGATGAGATGGTCGACAGGAAAAATCTTCTTCATTTCTTCTCTTAAGTCAAAGCCTTCAATCAGCCAATGGCTTTTTTCTTGATAAAGGTGCAGGAGATAAATTGGGTAAGACTTTATTACTTTCCCTTCTTTGATGGTAATCAATAAATAGCTATCCAAAAGAAGGATTTGGATGAGTTTTTCTAACAAAGGATGGGGGAGGTCTGAAAGCTCAAGTAGGTCGGGATTATTAGGGTTGGTTCCTTCAAAAAGCAAAATTTGATTTAAAAGAACAAGGTCATCCTGCTGGTTTTCTGAGATGAGTCCTAATAATTTTTCAGCTAAAGACTGACGACTCTTTAGATAGGGGAGTTGTTGATTTCTTGTGGCCATAAAGGCAATAAAAAGAGCTTTAATCTCATTATCGGTAAAGCGAACAGTGGGCAGGACAGAGTTGTTCATGACAAAATAACCTCCATCCCTTCCAACTTCAGCGACAAGTGGCATCCCCAGTGCCTCAATTTCTCTGATATCTCTAATAGCTGTCGAACGAGAGATGTTAAATTCTCGCATAATTTCAGAAATTGTAAAGTGGGAGCGGTTATTAATATACCGCATGATGGTATTAATCCGTTCAACTTTTTTCATC
The Pueribacillus theae genome window above contains:
- a CDS encoding helix-turn-helix transcriptional regulator, whose protein sequence is MKKVERINTIMRYINNRSHFTISEIMREFNISRSTAIRDIREIEALGMPLVAEVGRDGGYFVMNNSVLPTVRFTDNEIKALFIAFMATRNQQLPYLKSRQSLAEKLLGLISENQQDDLVLLNQILLFEGTNPNNPDLLELSDLPHPLLEKLIQILLLDSYLLITIKEGKVIKSYPIYLLHLYQEKSHWLIEGFDLREEMKKIFPVDHLINVEPYPTKKRLSKKKILEKLSKQEEVINLVLELGPKAIAQFKKYHPLKVSISYTNPYQTTAILKTFINVNNSEELTEITNWLLFLGENIKVREMPEEVLEDLQERLILYSP